In Pseudoliparis swirei isolate HS2019 ecotype Mariana Trench chromosome 22, NWPU_hadal_v1, whole genome shotgun sequence, the DNA window gtaaaaaaagttagtctggagccctggtctctatgtgtatctctgtgtgtgtctgtatgtgtgtgtgtgtgtgtctctatgtgtctctctgtgtgggtgtgatctaaattgtgtgtgtgttgccatggTTACAGGGAGCGGAGACAAGCTGGGGGACATTCCTCGTACCGGACACCAGATCACCAGGATGAAGGCAGCCGACCTGAAACCGCTTCACTTCATCCTGTTCGACCGGCCGGGGAAGGTGAGggggagcctgaacgcaccatgagaacgttatcatctaccttcagtacttgtgttcactgagcagagcctgaacgcaccatttCCTCGTCCCCAGATGGCGTCCCTGAAGAAGAACCTGCGTCTCTTTAACGGCTTCCCCTTCGACGCCGCCAGCGGGCAGTTCTCCAAGAAGCGAGAGAAGCTCCTGAAGTACGCGTTTCCTCTGCGGCTGCAAAGATATGGAGGCGGACAGGATGACGTGCTgaacctgtttgtgtgtgcaggaaCTCCAACTTCACCAACAGAAAGCTGAAGGTGGTGTGCAGCGTTCTGGACCTGGAGAAGAAGGGGACGCACCCGGACCTGGTGGAccgcatcctcctcttcctcatcgcgCCCAAGAACAGCGGCAAGGTGAGAGCCCCCTgttgcagggtttttcctgggtcaaaatgggtcttcggtgctcccaaaaaaaaaaattggcgcGCTGCTCGCGCAGTCTGTATTGCCATTTCACCggaattagcagacatctatgtattcttttttccccccataaaTTATGgaagcaatgcttgaggaaatcattttgataaaatagataggctaatagattgacaattagagatgcaccgatcaggttttttggtgccgatcactgaaatcagtatctgccgatccgataataccgatcacggtgttgattgaagcattctatttattgtgtagcattattgcctaggactatgaggaaatacatatataaagcacctcaaacattaaagaaattacagatttctttaaacttttaggacttttactttgaaaaatttccaaattgatacattaaaattgtttgattgctattgtaggggatttcagatatgtatggaacacatctgcatcattcatttcctggaactcttggggaaatctatacacaggactttttttaacatacaaaagtctgacttatttttataaactcttccttggtacagtaaaaatgttttaatgtgagcataatttaagctaaatctcagaaacgatcgaTAAAGAtgcaaaatcagttcattgtttacttttatatgttcgtgtatgatttgtcgacatcttattttgataaacggatgttgtttcacgtggttctttctgctaactttgcaaaactggatgttgtcacataaatccttccgctaacttgatcaaaccctctcactcccgatggaatgtgtttagcgtgagcatcagtctgtaggggctcagagcctcagacatgtgagagtcggctgagtcgacccagagattcaactcgggggacggggacgccgctcgctggtgaggatcccctcatggacctctgacctgtcggccctcgccgggcgcatcgtctccgttgcgcagcgattgaaacgtctgatagttctcgcagatgttacgtcatctgatcggccaagtttgatacGCCGTTTTGAgagcgccgatcaaaaccgataatgggaatattggccgatatggatcggcgccgatcagatcggtgcatccctatatagtccaggtgtattggtgcacgtcgggctgttgagtgaccagcagctggccgctctgtccattcacctcacagctGTGTATTgaccagacaagaagacacgcttattaactcgattactattgatccaaacagaacgagggttcggctgtagccgacttgaaacatactattgagaacatattcgctgacgttccatcgcagactttttttgccttaggcgctcgggaaaacggcgtaggcgcgcgcccaaatgttctctatgcaggaaaaaccctgtgttgttgttgttgttgttgttgtttcattcgACACTTTGAAgactttaaaatacattttgactGTATTTACAAAAGCAGCAAAGAgtttcctcctcttgttcctccactctcctcttcttcctctctcctcatcgtctctccttttcctccttctctctcctcctcttcctcctccggcaGCGTCTCCCcgtaaagaagaagaggaagtcgaAGAAGAAGCTGTCCGGTGAAGACTCAAAGTCCAGCTCCAAGAAGAAGAGcagaccctcctcttcctcctccagccccAAGAAGTCCAAACCGGGGAGCAAGTCCAAGGCCATCGTCATGGAGACCAGcagcgatgaggaggaggagaaggagaaggccgaggcCGAGGAGGGATCGGATACAGAGGACAAGCAGTCGGAAAAAGAGGAAGACCAGTCCGACAAATCAGAAGAGtcttcagaggaagaggaggaagaggagcaggaggaggtgagtttTACTCAGtagatttgtcttttttttttctttaaaaagtaaaaaatatttttttacggaAATCAGAAGGCGTTCGATTTTCTGACTGTCTTTGAACGCATCACCATTTAATAAAGGCTTCAGAAGAAATCAAAGTTTTAAAATGGTGACGTTTCATCAACATAGCTTTATTCCACTTCCTATTTATTGATCCCTGAACTCTGATTGATTATCTTGTTCTTATTGATTATCTTCTCATTGATTATCTTGTGAGGAAAACAAGAGAATTTATTAGGAAAATAATCCACTTTTCTTTAATATTCTTGTATGTAAACAAAGCAAAGTTATAAGATATCGGAACTCGTTGATTATCCTTCATTGATTATCTCACATGTGATCAGAGAGGATCTTTGAGACAAGGACGTCTcactctgtttttttcttttccagccTCCCAAATCCAAGTCTGTTCGGGGGAAGTCGGCGTCCAAGAAAACGGCGCCGGTGAAAAGACAGAGgacaccaacgaagaagagcGGTCCTCCCAAGAAGAGGACAAAGAAAGAAGTTTAAGAAGAGTCGGAGTCTGACGCCAACGAGAAGGTGAGTCAGATCCTGTAGAACCTTCATCTGGTCctgaaccagaaccaacactaccactttagtccacagggggcgtcagaaccaacactaccactttagtccacagggggcgccagaaccaacactaccactttagtccacagggggcagaaccaacactaccactttagtccacagggggcgccagaaccaacactaccactttagtccacagggggcagaaccaacacgaccactttagtccacagggggcgtcagaaccaacactaccactttagaccacagggggcaccagaaccaacactaccactttagtccacagggggcaccagaaccaacactaccactttagtccacagggggcgccagaaccaacactaccactttagtccacagggggcgtcagaaccaacactaccactttagtccacagggggcgccagaaccaacactaccactttagtccacagggggcagaaccaacactaccactttagtccacagggggcgccagaacaacactgttgttaccttcgcattgaaaatgccggaaggttatgttttgatcgccgtgtatttatttatttatttatttgtatgcgtgttattcgcaaaactcaaaaagtattgaaccgaatcgcaggaaatttggtgggatgattgtttattatccggggaccagttgatgagattttgggatcgatcgggtcaaaggtcaaaggtcatgaacaggtcaaaatctttcgcagaactcaaaaagcattgaaccgaatcgcatgaaatttggtgggatgattgtttattatccggggaccagttgattagattttgggatcgatcgggtcaaaggtcaaggtcaaaggtcatgaacaggtcaaaatgttcttgaatcgcatgaaatttggtgggatgattggttattatccggggaccatttgattagattttgggatcaatcgggtcaaggtcatggaaaggtcaaactctttttttaccatagcacgatacatttttgtccaattggcaactaatgccaaaatgttcataattcaatgcccaatcttgtgatatgcgaaggtatgcgctctaccgagtgcccattctagttgttgatgtttttgttgGTTTCCAGCCCTCACAGAAGAAGTGGGTCAAACCGACCCCCAACACCAAGAAGGCCGACAGCAGCAGTAACAGCAAACGCAACACCAACACAGGTGAGACCTGGCCGGTTCTCCTCCTCATGAAATGACGCCGTAGCTTTAAGAGGCTCCGTGTTGATCATGTGACCCCCCCGCCCAGCGGAGGACGACAGCTCTGACGACGACGCGCCGCTCATCAAGATGGTGAAGAAGACTCCGAGTGAAGAGCAGCTGAGGGACACGGTGaagaagctgctggaggaggcggaCCTGGAGGAGATGACCATGAAGCAGATCTGTCAGAGGGtgaggacgcacacacacacacacacacacacacacacacccctaatGCCTGGTTGCTGGTGTTTAGGTGTTTGACACGTACCCGAACCACGACCTGAGCAGCAAGAAGGACTTCATCAAACAGACCGTCAAATCTGtgagtacacgcacacacacactcgtttaTGCTCCATTGTGGGGACTCTGACTAGGAGGTTACATGTGGGGCGACCACTTCCTAAGTggaataactatatatatgtttatgttggtgggcacattttaaataaagataataataatttagaaacTCCCACAAACCACCACCAGGTGACCACGCTCAACGTGCCCATATATGGGCGTGGTCTTCACACGGTCACGTCCTGCCAACCAATTATTGATAGTTCAAATATAGTTAAATCTTCACCCATTCGGATCTAttcaatctttttatttttaagaagcaaAACTTTTAGTGACTTCAAATGTTTCTATATTTCATCTTTGATGGTGAActgaatatttaaattattatcaggcatgagaatccctcacctttcggcgaaattcgccgttttgaaaccaaaataggtgacttacgtgaatcgtgtagatccgaagagtttttgttttggggtgtgggggggggggtcaactggccggccggcgtttatgagattggagtgggacacggagaaagtgtggagtggtgctcttcgcaataaaacatctttgattggacgtgtcgcgtctcggccaatcggcgtcaagatgtcttcagcgtttgggggtttaggttagcttgaatgttagtccgctacatttgctgctgtcacgctgcacggtgaagcgatgctaacaaagtacccgtacgttaagagcgatgtgatttagcatatttttagtgtcgatacttcattaagagagcgatcagagcgcacgcgctgctccgtgtcgagctgtctgcgcagcgctaacagagaggggcgataagtggcggaattttcggctttaaaaataaaaataaaaaaagatgccagaaggtaaatgtttaagttcagtctgtaaagttgtgtaactctacagctgctcttcctgatgaactctgtatcctctggtcagagactaacggcctcatagtggatcatcaatgctatgatggctccatgtagtttcattcatatcttgctgtattaatactaatatcaCTGCTATTTAAgtgttggtaaaaagtgaaccagacagatatttcatttattactattatagataaatataccagtgtcttatttatggtatgctgtttttatggtattgtatcagtatcatgatatttatggcaggtatggtatagagcagtggtcgccaacccgtcgatctcggagacgttccctgtcgatctccaaaataaaatgaaaataaaatcagaaacacattgttcctcgttttcgaacattttctgaagtgtcttctgaaatgttttctttctgactggaagattgaggtcagaaaagatctctgcctgattcatgaacgcctgaaaacgggttcgcttacacagccgtgttgtcagctgtgctccttcctgaaagaggaacgtaccacgacaggtggggcgcagggggaaatgcagaaatacctttattgataacttcacatattacacaagctcaaagtacaccgacataaaactaagtcatcaataaatatatgttgaaatgcctgtaccttcgtgtacatgtttacgtgacGGCATTAACAGATTACGCCTGCTCATGCGCGACAGccaagattcttggcgacttgccaggtcttacctccgtgagttcggcttttctgctgttgtccttcaaaacaaaagctcaacattgagcttttttttcttgtctgatagatCAATcaggtttacttgaaagtgattgcaattgcatttattctattatttgaaaagggacagatgcaggagtcacaaatggtgattctaatttattattatgaaaattatttaaatctgaggatgtctgtagagctgatgtgaacgtaatcaccaacggtctgagttcagaaccagtcccagatgagaaaactttcatgaataccaattttgccccgaaaaactcgtcagtgaagttgagaaaatcaccaaatcaaagaccaggagctggattactgacacagctgacagacggcctcagactggctgtctgtgattatgaactaactacaagctcacagacagagttcagtcacagccgtcacactgactggagtcacatgacttgatggcattgtgatgagagctgaacttccatgagttgcactgactgatcatgttgtcagtgttgtgctgtaactggattggattcaatttattgtcattgctagagtccaggtacagaagcaacgaaatgtaaataaatacaacatttatattggtagttcatccagctgctcattgaaaatgtgttttgcttttttgtttcttgttcatattgtgtgcggttaacaaatatcttacttgttatattacacttaaattctgtgttcctggcctcatcaatttgaacgctggaccaaaatgacaattaggccaaataaaaagtcataagtccagtctggaccgtcgtttcctctcaacgcctcaatagggagatcttgccggtcatgaaggcggaggtcagggatcttgggcttaAAAAGGTTTGTGACCACTGCtctagaagatcgtgacaaccaggtagaggcagaacagactcgaggaacagactcgaggaacagactcgaggaacagcagagctcaagacttgaagacttgttcacgccaaaaaaaaggaagttggttcatgaatgaccatattatacacaatattacgattattatagggcccgatcaccaggatggaggacctacagattatcatacaacgtccaacatcgatgttcgtggaagtcaccagccccccccccccccccgccgcgcgcctatccttctcacctttttcactcctGACCTGTTTTCATGCCTGTATTATTGTTGACAATTATATCCATcagtaaatatatgtaaaatCTAACGTCTTCTGTTGTTTTCTCCTCACAGCTCATCTCATGAAGAAGAATCAACTCGTTTTCATGAGTTTCATAATGAATTAGTTGTTCATAGTTATCTAAatgattgtttttgttgttattaatgtgaCTTGTGTTGTTTAAAGTTTCCTGTCACATTTACGAGGACAAAGACGAGTAAACTTGTATTTTTCTTCCTGAAGTTTAACATTTCCAGGTTAATATGTAAATGTTTCTAATCAGCTATTTTTGGATTAactcattttgtttttattttgctctTTCAAAATAATTTACGaattaaaaccttttttaaataaaatggtgCTGAGTAATTTTCCTCCCGATgaattaaaattgtttttttatataaaattgTCGCCATTagttttctttaatttaaacTTCATGTTTAAACTTTTATCCTCGTCTGGAAATCTCAA includes these proteins:
- the dek gene encoding LOW QUALITY PROTEIN: protein DEK (The sequence of the model RefSeq protein was modified relative to this genomic sequence to represent the inferred CDS: substituted 1 base at 1 genomic stop codon) yields the protein MAEMDSSEVEDQSGPNKSSSNASGGILEGKRAKKSVERFDFQAPKQKEKLKFGDGSGDKLGDIPRTGHQITRMKAADLKPLHFILFDRPGKMASLKKNLRLFNGFPFDAASGQFSKKREKLLKNSNFTNRKLKVVCSVLDLEKKGTHPDLVDRILLFLIAPKNSGKRLPVKKKRKSKKKLSGEDSKSSSKKKSRPSSSSSSPKKSKPGSKSKAIVMETSSDEEEEKEKAEAEEGSDTEDKQSEKEEDQSDKSEESSEEEEEEEQEEPPKSKSVRGKSASKKTAPVKRQRTPTKKSGPPKKRTKKEVXEESESDANEKPSQKKWVKPTPNTKKADSSSNSKRNTNTAEDDSSDDDAPLIKMVKKTPSEEQLRDTVKKLLEEADLEEMTMKQICQRVFDTYPNHDLSSKKDFIKQTVKSLIS